A single genomic interval of Isachenkonia alkalipeptolytica harbors:
- the truA gene encoding tRNA pseudouridine(38-40) synthase TruA, whose translation MRNILLNLAYDGTNYSGWQIQPNGVTIEEKLMEAFRRMDGSKVKIIGSGRTDARVHARGQRANVHLNSSVPTERLPFALNAKLPPDIVVTGAREVPLDFHARYDALGKTYRYRLYTGPFPDPIGRNYQYHVKEKLEMEGLREALEILKGTHDFRGFMASGSSVKTTTRTIEHVEIRWRDGGTIDVYISANGFLYNMVRIIIGSMVDVAKGKITRAQLEEALKNQKRALAGHTAPPQGLFLEEVRYKL comes from the coding sequence ATGCGTAATATTTTATTAAACCTGGCCTATGACGGCACGAATTACTCCGGTTGGCAAATCCAGCCCAACGGGGTGACCATTGAAGAAAAGCTTATGGAAGCTTTTCGAAGGATGGATGGAAGCAAAGTAAAAATCATCGGATCCGGCAGAACCGATGCCCGGGTTCATGCCCGAGGACAACGGGCCAATGTGCACCTGAACAGTTCCGTCCCCACGGAGCGCCTGCCCTTTGCCTTGAATGCCAAGCTACCCCCGGACATTGTTGTAACCGGGGCCAGGGAAGTCCCCCTGGATTTTCATGCCCGCTACGATGCCCTGGGAAAAACCTATAGGTATCGCCTGTACACCGGCCCCTTTCCCGACCCCATCGGTAGAAATTATCAGTATCACGTGAAAGAAAAGTTGGAAATGGAAGGGTTAAGGGAAGCCTTGGAAATCCTGAAAGGCACCCATGACTTTCGAGGATTTATGGCTTCGGGAAGCAGTGTGAAAACCACCACAAGAACCATTGAGCACGTGGAAATCCGGTGGAGGGATGGGGGTACTATTGATGTTTATATTTCCGCCAACGGATTTTTGTATAATATGGTGAGGATCATCATCGGTTCCATGGTGGACGTGGCAAAGGGGAAGATCACCCGGGCTCAGCTTGAAGAAGCGCTAAAGAATCAAAAACGGGCATTAGCCGGCCATACGGCACCTCCTCAAGGACTCTTTTTAGA
- a CDS encoding energy-coupling factor transporter transmembrane component T family protein has translation MLKDITIGQHYPTGSPIHKMDPRIKIIITFLYIISLFVVNNFAGYIFVVAFLLGAIIISKVPVMYIVKGLKPLMILIGITFMINIFMTTGEVVLRLGPFTVTEEGLYQAFFMALRLIFLVMGTSLLTLTTSPIALTDGIEHILNPFKRIGVPAHELAMMMTIALRFIPTLLEETDKIMKAQIARGADFESGNLISRAKGLVPLLVPLFISSFRRADELAMAMEARCYRGGENRTRMKELKTQGSDYFALSIGVLLIALLIGNRIWF, from the coding sequence ATGCTTAAGGATATTACAATTGGACAACATTATCCTACAGGATCTCCGATTCATAAAATGGATCCGAGGATTAAAATCATTATCACTTTTCTTTATATCATCTCTCTTTTTGTGGTGAATAATTTTGCCGGCTATATTTTCGTTGTGGCGTTTCTGCTTGGGGCCATTATCATATCTAAAGTTCCCGTAATGTACATTGTAAAAGGGCTGAAACCCTTAATGATTCTAATCGGAATTACCTTTATGATCAATATTTTCATGACCACCGGGGAAGTGGTCCTTCGCTTAGGCCCCTTCACCGTTACGGAAGAGGGGCTGTACCAGGCGTTTTTCATGGCCCTTCGCCTGATTTTTCTGGTGATGGGTACATCCCTGCTGACCTTAACCACATCCCCCATTGCCCTTACCGACGGGATTGAACATATTTTAAATCCCTTTAAACGTATCGGGGTCCCGGCCCATGAACTGGCCATGATGATGACCATTGCCCTTCGGTTCATCCCCACATTACTGGAAGAAACGGATAAAATCATGAAGGCCCAGATTGCAAGAGGGGCGGATTTTGAAAGCGGGAATTTGATTTCCAGGGCCAAGGGCCTGGTACCCTTACTGGTACCGCTGTTTATCAGCTCTTTCCGAAGAGCCGATGAGTTGGCCATGGCCATGGAAGCCCGTTGCTATCGGGGAGGGGAAAACCGGACCCGGATGAAAGAGTTGAAAACCCAAGGGAGCGATTACTTTGCTCTGTCCATCGGAGTGCTGCTGATTGCCCTGCTGATCGGTAATCGAATATGGTTTTAA